GCCGCCGGCATCACCGACTCGCTGCTGCGGCTCAGCCTGGGCATTGAGCCGGTGGACGACCTGCTCAACGAGATCCGCTCGGCCCTCGACCGCGCCGTCGCCTGACCAACCTTCCCCACTCTGCGTGCCCCTCCCCGCCGGGGGTGGCCCGCAGGGAGGGGGCTGGCCCGTCGGGCGTCCGGGTGCCTGAACGCCCACAGGGGTGGCAGACTGGACGGGTGCCACGATTCCTGTCCGCCAAGCCTGATGCCAGGCTCATTCCGCTGCCGTGGAATGTGCCGCTGGCGAAGTGGCCCACCGAGCACCTCGTTGCCCTGCCACGCGGCATCTCGCGCCACGTCGTGCGCTTCATCACGGTGGGCGATGAGGTCTATGCGGCCAAGGAAGTGATCGAGCACCTGGCGATCCACGAGTACCGGCTGCTGCATGACCTCACCCGCCTGGGCACCCCGGCCGTCGAGGCGGTGGCGGTGGTGAGTGGGCGTCAGGACCTCGAGGGCAACCCGCTCGATTCAATACTGATCACCAAGCACCTTGAGTTCGCCCTGCCCTATCGCTCGCTGTTCACCCCGGGTGTGCGCCACGAGACGGTGATGCGCCTGCTCGACGCGATGGTGGTGTTGCTGGCGCGCCTGCACCTGCAGGGCTTCATGTGGGGAGATGTGTCCCTGTCGAACATCCTGTTCCGACGCGACGCAGGCTCATTTGCCGCGTACCTGGTGGACGCCGAGACCGGCGAACTGCATGACCGGCTCACCGACGGCCAGCGCGCCCACGACCTGGATATCGCCCGCACCAATGTGTTCGGCGACTTCTGTGACCTCCAGGCCGGCGGCATGCTCGACGAGTCCCTCGACCCGATGGTGCTGGTGGACACGATCGAATCCCGCTACCAGGAGCTGTGGAACGAGCTCACCGGGATGGAGGAGTTCTCCGGCTCGGAGCTGTACCGCATTGAGAGTCGCGTGCGCAGGCTGAATGCGCTGGGATTCGACGTGGCCGAACTCGATA
The window above is part of the Propionibacterium freudenreichii subsp. freudenreichii genome. Proteins encoded here:
- a CDS encoding DUF4032 domain-containing protein — protein: MPRFLSAKPDARLIPLPWNVPLAKWPTEHLVALPRGISRHVVRFITVGDEVYAAKEVIEHLAIHEYRLLHDLTRLGTPAVEAVAVVSGRQDLEGNPLDSILITKHLEFALPYRSLFTPGVRHETVMRLLDAMVVLLARLHLQGFMWGDVSLSNILFRRDAGSFAAYLVDAETGELHDRLTDGQRAHDLDIARTNVFGDFCDLQAGGMLDESLDPMVLVDTIESRYQELWNELTGMEEFSGSELYRIESRVRRLNALGFDVAELDIRTSADGQTVTLQPKVVDAGHHSRRLLRLTGLDTEENQARRLLNDLDTFRARTNQQDVDEAVVAHQWLTEFFEPVVNAVPPELQGKRDPAQIYHEVLDYRWYMSEREKREVPLSVATQGYIRDILRNLPDEAMVRDAMVQVQEGDNRQLANPYDPSLGYADDDDLPPVHDPWEDAAQDVDVSQLNHFDINELRARG